From one Paenibacillus sp. FSL K6-1330 genomic stretch:
- a CDS encoding extracellular solute-binding protein has translation MKKNWTVLLISVMMMSLLAGCGGKPEEGTVSPKPEETKQGTDSNKLSFSISFSTGGNTYIESSPDINKDKWVLKLEEMTNTDLDIRLMSHKEFDQKMSLMFAGNEIPDVVGNMRGGPTTGSMSGSVEAGVFMPLDDLLKEHAPNLMKMVTPAAWEEVSYNGKIYGIPAWLENPSRRATFIRTDLMEKAGIKEAPKTVEEYLDMLRAFKKLGVEHPYQYREGFKYADTFLGAYDVLPFQFMELNGEAVPKFFDVENMSKALQTYKTMYDEGLIPKDFASLSQEDYGRNINAGKSGMWASNGEGLIGFRTKLKEVDPSMKVDIYSSPTGPDGKGGLGLYSSVSTTYYINNKVGKEKAIEIIKFLDWMLTEEADMFFSFGIEGENYTMENGNINYKWPVTKQEVDEAGFRANQLWFVHELTYNKKQTALTEDGQDVIKAFSDVLSNEGRGGITFMANLNSFSKFPDLASTGDTGPKFILDSMVKMIYGKQPISDWPKVLEEYRAKGGDEIIKEATERWKNKENVVDRTR, from the coding sequence ATGAAAAAAAATTGGACGGTCTTACTGATCAGCGTCATGATGATGTCACTGCTCGCTGGATGCGGGGGGAAACCGGAAGAAGGAACTGTCAGTCCCAAGCCGGAAGAAACGAAGCAAGGTACAGACTCCAACAAACTGTCCTTCTCGATTTCTTTCTCTACGGGCGGCAACACCTACATTGAATCGTCACCCGATATCAATAAGGACAAATGGGTGCTGAAGCTGGAAGAGATGACAAACACAGATCTCGATATCCGCTTGATGTCCCACAAGGAATTTGATCAGAAGATGAGTCTGATGTTTGCAGGCAATGAAATCCCGGACGTTGTGGGAAATATGCGGGGAGGTCCAACAACAGGGTCCATGTCAGGCTCGGTGGAAGCCGGGGTGTTCATGCCGCTGGATGATCTCCTCAAGGAACATGCTCCGAATTTGATGAAGATGGTCACCCCGGCCGCGTGGGAAGAAGTATCCTATAACGGCAAAATCTACGGCATCCCGGCCTGGCTGGAAAATCCGTCGCGCCGCGCCACATTCATTCGCACGGATCTCATGGAGAAGGCCGGCATCAAGGAAGCGCCTAAAACCGTGGAAGAGTATCTGGATATGCTGCGTGCCTTTAAGAAGCTGGGTGTAGAGCACCCGTACCAATACCGTGAGGGCTTTAAATATGCGGATACTTTCCTTGGGGCATACGATGTGCTGCCGTTCCAGTTCATGGAGCTGAATGGGGAGGCCGTTCCGAAATTCTTCGATGTCGAGAACATGAGCAAGGCGCTCCAGACGTATAAGACGATGTACGATGAGGGTCTGATCCCGAAGGATTTCGCTTCGCTCTCTCAGGAGGATTACGGACGCAATATCAATGCCGGCAAATCCGGGATGTGGGCCTCCAACGGCGAGGGGTTGATCGGGTTCCGCACCAAACTGAAGGAAGTGGATCCTTCGATGAAGGTGGATATTTATTCATCCCCGACCGGACCGGACGGCAAGGGCGGACTCGGCTTATACAGTTCGGTATCGACCACGTACTATATCAATAACAAGGTGGGAAAAGAGAAAGCCATCGAAATCATTAAATTCCTGGATTGGATGCTGACGGAGGAAGCCGATATGTTCTTCTCCTTCGGGATTGAAGGCGAGAATTACACAATGGAGAACGGGAATATCAACTATAAATGGCCAGTGACCAAACAAGAGGTGGATGAAGCGGGCTTCCGAGCCAACCAGCTGTGGTTCGTTCATGAGCTGACCTATAATAAGAAGCAGACGGCCCTTACCGAGGATGGCCAGGACGTGATCAAGGCTTTCAGTGATGTGCTGAGCAATGAAGGCCGCGGCGGTATTACGTTCATGGCGAATCTGAACAGCTTCTCCAAGTTCCCGGATCTGGCTTCGACCGGAGATACGGGACCTAAATTCATCCTGGACAGCATGGTGAAGATGATCTACGGCAAGCAGCCGATCTCCGATTGGCCGAAGGTGCTGGAGGAATACCGTGCCAAGGGCGGGGATGAGATCATCAAGGAAGCGACGGAGCGTTGGAAGAACAAGGAGAACGTCGTAGACCGCACGAGATAA
- a CDS encoding response regulator produces the protein MRLLIADDEPVIRRGLVKMAETYRLQFDAIDTAVNGEHALSLIKEFEPDVLLTDIRMPRMGGLELCQELHELYGHIQIIVISGYGEFQYAQQCLAYGVKHYLLKPVTGVVLHQTFDAIVKHRNKGIVSLASYVDWIENIGQEIWMLQTEQLDRLLVDWRAHLQAAGLSVPQLQQLLDDAVGMIFRRLVSKGYMEVSVIEPIGHHTVQEQLLNEFELRVKQMTADLVTQRWGNFKNPLDEVKSYIDTHLSEEITLEEVAEMAGYTPTYFSAMFKKMTGDTFVRYRIHRRMERAKELLALPHMRIIDVAANVGYEDYPHFTKMFKKVTGHTPTEYRTMLGFNG, from the coding sequence ATGCGGTTGCTTATTGCTGACGACGAACCTGTAATCCGAAGAGGGCTGGTCAAGATGGCGGAGACCTACCGTCTGCAGTTTGATGCCATTGACACGGCCGTGAATGGTGAGCATGCGCTCTCCCTGATCAAGGAATTCGAGCCGGATGTACTGCTGACCGATATCCGGATGCCCCGAATGGGCGGACTGGAACTGTGTCAGGAGCTTCATGAGTTGTACGGGCATATTCAAATTATCGTCATATCGGGTTATGGCGAATTCCAATATGCACAGCAATGTCTGGCTTACGGGGTGAAGCATTATCTGCTAAAGCCGGTTACCGGCGTGGTGCTGCACCAAACCTTTGACGCGATTGTGAAACACCGCAATAAAGGCATTGTCTCGCTGGCTTCCTATGTCGATTGGATTGAAAATATCGGGCAGGAGATCTGGATGCTGCAGACCGAACAGCTCGATCGGCTGTTGGTCGATTGGAGAGCGCATCTGCAAGCGGCGGGACTCAGCGTCCCACAGCTTCAGCAGCTGCTGGATGACGCGGTGGGCATGATTTTCCGTCGTCTCGTCTCGAAGGGGTATATGGAGGTTTCGGTGATTGAACCGATCGGTCACCACACGGTGCAGGAGCAGCTGTTGAACGAATTTGAGTTAAGGGTCAAGCAGATGACCGCGGATCTGGTTACGCAGCGGTGGGGGAATTTCAAGAATCCGCTGGATGAAGTGAAATCGTATATCGACACGCATCTGTCCGAGGAGATCACCCTTGAGGAAGTGGCGGAGATGGCCGGTTATACGCCGACGTATTTTAGCGCAATGTTTAAGAAGATGACGGGGGATACCTTTGTAAGGTACCGGATTCACCGGCGAATGGAGCGGGCGAAGGAGCTGCTGGCCCTGCCGCATATGCGGATCATCGACGTGGCGGCGAACGTCGGTTACGAGGATTATCCCCATTTTACGAAAATGTTCAAGAAGGTAACGGGACATACGCCGACGGAATATCGGACGATGCTGGGCTTTAACGGATGA
- a CDS encoding sensor histidine kinase yields MKNKLYRKLFLYFVSIIVLTSLLIGIVTYTRSSAELDRQLDRHMSQIVQNALNHTDLYIKSYDRTMISLLTNRELKKFVDLPNPADHYEYYHISSTIKDTVFRPLMERGPELLTMYLLSYNGHATYSFGSDFTAPVFSAEEKAKQLTDLRNTTKDESGLMIHTESIIPGRSGSVVRMTRLIKGLSSTAEKGVLAMEVRSQELSSLWKGIDLGERGYFYIADASGHVVYQPEGLEHEASSPAEDPKLTAAIMGADEESFKYTTADGEQRVFMTRMSPYSGWRLVASLPLEEWRKPIASIRSTVWTIGLISLIAACLLAYRFTRSITQPIQTIIRGMRQTEQGRWIPLELPKREDELTEMMQRYNLMVTRLSELIERVYETELQQQKTIIERQKAEFQALQLQINPHFMYNTLETIVCYAEVEGSSEITEMVSSLGFMMRYSLLTSLEEITVANELKHVLNYMTIMKHRHDLEFDLRVEVPHELLLYKMVRLTLQPLIENAFQHAFPDGIEALQYIIIAAGCDDDSFWVSVRDNGIGMTDEQLREVAARLSYEYDHVNHVPESSLNLSGTGGIGLLNVHRRIQLVFGESYGLRVTSAGEGTGTTIRMVMPCPPRV; encoded by the coding sequence ATGAAAAATAAACTGTACCGCAAGTTGTTTTTGTACTTTGTATCCATCATTGTGCTGACTTCCTTGTTGATCGGCATCGTTACCTACACGCGCTCATCAGCTGAGCTGGACCGCCAGCTGGACCGGCATATGTCGCAAATCGTGCAGAATGCCTTGAACCATACCGATCTGTACATTAAATCCTACGACCGTACGATGATCTCCTTATTGACCAACCGGGAATTGAAGAAATTCGTAGATTTGCCTAACCCGGCGGACCATTACGAGTACTATCACATCAGTTCCACGATCAAGGATACGGTATTCCGTCCCCTCATGGAACGGGGGCCCGAGTTGCTGACCATGTATCTCCTGTCTTATAACGGACATGCCACGTACAGCTTCGGTTCTGACTTTACGGCACCGGTATTCAGTGCAGAGGAGAAAGCAAAGCAGCTGACGGATCTCCGTAATACCACAAAAGATGAAAGCGGTCTCATGATTCACACGGAGAGTATTATACCTGGACGCAGCGGCAGTGTGGTACGCATGACGAGACTGATCAAGGGATTATCCTCCACAGCGGAAAAAGGCGTACTAGCCATGGAAGTGCGCTCCCAAGAGTTATCCTCCCTCTGGAAAGGAATTGATCTGGGCGAACGGGGATACTTCTATATCGCGGATGCCAGCGGCCATGTAGTCTATCAACCTGAGGGACTGGAGCATGAAGCCTCGTCTCCGGCCGAGGATCCGAAGCTGACGGCCGCCATCATGGGCGCAGACGAGGAATCCTTCAAATATACGACGGCCGATGGAGAGCAGAGAGTGTTCATGACGCGGATGTCTCCCTATTCCGGATGGCGTCTGGTTGCTTCGTTGCCGCTGGAGGAGTGGCGCAAACCGATAGCCAGCATTCGTTCTACGGTCTGGACGATCGGCTTGATCAGCCTCATTGCTGCTTGTCTGCTTGCTTACCGTTTCACTCGTTCCATTACCCAGCCCATCCAGACGATTATCCGCGGGATGCGCCAGACGGAGCAGGGGCGGTGGATTCCCTTGGAGCTTCCTAAACGCGAGGACGAGCTGACGGAAATGATGCAGCGGTACAATCTGATGGTGACCCGGCTGTCGGAATTAATCGAGCGGGTATACGAGACCGAACTGCAGCAGCAGAAGACGATTATCGAACGGCAGAAGGCCGAGTTCCAGGCGCTTCAGCTCCAGATCAATCCGCATTTCATGTACAACACGCTGGAGACCATCGTGTGTTATGCCGAGGTTGAAGGCTCATCGGAGATTACCGAAATGGTGTCCTCTCTTGGCTTTATGATGCGGTACTCCTTGCTGACGTCGCTGGAGGAGATCACGGTCGCGAATGAGCTCAAGCACGTTTTGAACTACATGACGATCATGAAGCATCGGCACGATCTGGAATTTGATCTGCGGGTTGAGGTTCCCCATGAGCTGCTCCTGTACAAAATGGTGCGGTTGACGCTCCAGCCTTTAATTGAAAATGCATTCCAGCATGCCTTTCCGGACGGCATCGAAGCATTGCAGTACATCATTATCGCTGCCGGGTGCGACGATGATTCCTTCTGGGTCAGCGTGAGGGATAACGGCATCGGCATGACCGATGAACAGCTGCGCGAGGTTGCGGCACGGCTGTCCTACGAGTACGATCATGTGAATCATGTGCCTGAGTCCTCCCTGAACCTTAGCGGTACCGGAGGTATCG
- a CDS encoding ABC transporter permease subunit, with protein sequence MANINPSTRLTPSARSREWLSSFRKYKAIYLISIPGILYFLVFKYVPLFGSAMAFQEYNLFKGIWESPWVGLDQFYRMFQYEEFLRIFWNTLLIGMYSIVFAFPIPIILALLLNEIRLVLYKRVLQTVIYMPHFLSWVIIGGIAVGILSPTTGIINQILMWVGLEPIYFLGEEGYIRSILIGSGIWKEAGWGTIIYLAALAGINPDLYEAARVDGANRWRQTLAITIPSILPTIMILFLLNIGNFLDFGFERVFVFLNALNENKGDILDTYIYRVGLLGQQYSYTTAIGLFKSLIGLLLIVGGNAISRKTTGNSLY encoded by the coding sequence ATGGCGAACATCAACCCAAGCACGCGGCTAACACCGTCAGCGCGGAGCCGGGAATGGTTATCCAGCTTTCGCAAGTACAAGGCGATATACCTCATCTCGATTCCGGGCATCCTCTATTTTTTGGTATTTAAATATGTCCCTTTATTTGGCAGCGCCATGGCTTTTCAGGAGTACAACTTATTCAAAGGCATATGGGAAAGCCCATGGGTGGGGCTGGATCAGTTCTATCGCATGTTTCAGTACGAAGAGTTTCTGCGGATCTTCTGGAACACCCTTCTGATCGGGATGTACAGCATCGTATTTGCTTTTCCAATCCCGATCATTCTGGCCTTGCTGTTGAACGAGATTCGTCTTGTCCTGTATAAGCGGGTGCTGCAAACCGTTATCTACATGCCGCACTTTCTGTCCTGGGTCATTATCGGGGGGATTGCGGTAGGCATTCTATCTCCGACCACGGGCATCATCAATCAGATCCTGATGTGGGTGGGACTCGAACCGATTTACTTCCTTGGCGAGGAAGGCTATATTCGCAGCATTCTGATCGGCTCCGGCATTTGGAAGGAAGCGGGATGGGGGACGATCATTTACCTGGCGGCGCTGGCCGGGATCAATCCGGACCTGTATGAAGCTGCGCGCGTAGACGGCGCAAACCGGTGGCGCCAGACTCTGGCGATAACGATTCCGTCGATTCTGCCAACGATTATGATTCTGTTCCTGCTGAACATCGGCAATTTCCTTGATTTCGGGTTTGAGCGGGTGTTTGTGTTCCTGAATGCCTTGAACGAGAATAAGGGCGACATTCTGGATACATACATTTACCGCGTCGGTCTGCTCGGACAGCAGTACAGCTACACCACGGCCATCGGGCTGTTCAAATCTCTCATCGGGCTGCTGCTCATTGTGGGCGGAAACGCCATAAGCCGCAAAACGACCGGAAATTCCTTATACTAG
- a CDS encoding carbohydrate ABC transporter permease, whose product MIKRSKGESVFEIFNFIFLAVVSAAMIFPILHVAAQSLSSDVAISRGDVGLWPVEFTLSNYAIVLNDTSVWRSFLISVFVTVVGTGINLIATASLAYPLSRNEYRGRKAILMLVLVTFIFSAPLIPNYLLIKSLNMLDTVWALIIPGAISAYNLFIMRSFFMNLPNEIIDSARIDGCGELRIISSIVLPLSKPVMATMGLFYAVAHWNSYSSALYYINSRQLFPLQVRLREIVITDQMGEMDTTFENLANMSPEGIKMATIVIATLPIILVYPFLQKYFIKGMLIGSIKS is encoded by the coding sequence ATGATAAAACGATCAAAAGGTGAATCCGTATTCGAAATTTTCAACTTTATCTTCCTGGCCGTTGTGTCGGCTGCCATGATATTCCCGATTCTGCACGTTGCGGCACAATCGCTCAGCAGTGATGTGGCCATTTCACGGGGAGACGTTGGCCTGTGGCCGGTGGAGTTCACGCTCTCCAACTATGCGATCGTCTTGAACGATACTTCCGTATGGCGTTCCTTTCTGATCAGCGTATTCGTGACCGTCGTGGGGACCGGGATCAACCTGATCGCAACGGCCTCGCTGGCCTATCCGCTGTCGCGCAATGAATATCGGGGACGAAAAGCCATTCTCATGCTCGTGCTGGTCACTTTTATCTTCAGCGCGCCCTTGATTCCGAATTATCTGCTCATTAAATCGCTGAACATGCTGGATACGGTATGGGCCCTGATTATTCCGGGCGCGATTAGCGCGTACAACTTGTTCATTATGCGCTCGTTCTTCATGAATCTGCCGAACGAAATTATTGATTCGGCCCGGATCGACGGGTGCGGGGAGCTGCGAATCATATCGAGCATCGTGCTGCCTTTGTCCAAGCCGGTCATGGCGACGATGGGGTTGTTTTACGCCGTTGCGCATTGGAATTCATACTCGTCCGCTCTATACTATATCAATAGCCGTCAACTGTTTCCGCTCCAGGTTCGTTTGAGAGAGATCGTCATTACCGATCAGATGGGAGAGATGGACACCACGTTTGAGAATCTGGCGAACATGTCCCCGGAGGGCATCAAGATGGCCACGATTGTGATCGCTACGCTGCCGATCATCCTGGTCTATCCGTTCCTGCAGAAATATTTTATTAAGGGCATGCTCATCGGTTCGATCAAATCTTGA
- a CDS encoding helix-turn-helix transcriptional regulator: MIHTTTIRSELDFHLKKTGLTINQFAERSKINSGTLSTIIKGVRPIAMQQLDRMVSAMGLPEGSFYELYADECFAYPLNWRRLKPFLYRCAELDKLELIQKVVRYMTDNLAYVPMLYDTAEDLFNQGKNSAASIIYESVAESEKYQHSERLALCHYRLFTISLGHDQEKNLRAATKFEEFVERLDEVDQLDALKDLANVYCSLRHWSKVDMLAKEMGRKAKIQYAFKYGKDGIRYHHDKEPQKPLFLYIIYSYLMCSAVCDESGDYEQALRYVALYSDLSWVKEDSEEALAIKDNFKMWAIANTYLYKVMMGDFEIIAEYVGFIETKEDEILPALTKIFQAANRFQFDIDHVLLKFEDHILSLNQKDDGTYNYLVRAERYVRFQAELSRYYFTKGRYDEGARSALDGLASAIKIRNENATLQCVKLFEQFRHGVSDEDQQRYDNLWERLEYRGLNGW, translated from the coding sequence TTGATACATACAACCACGATACGATCAGAATTGGATTTTCACCTGAAAAAGACGGGATTAACTATAAATCAATTTGCGGAACGATCAAAAATTAACTCAGGGACGTTAAGCACTATTATTAAGGGTGTGCGCCCCATTGCTATGCAGCAATTAGATCGAATGGTATCGGCGATGGGACTTCCCGAAGGCAGCTTTTATGAGCTGTATGCGGATGAATGTTTTGCTTATCCGCTGAATTGGCGAAGACTAAAGCCATTTTTGTACCGCTGTGCCGAACTGGATAAGCTGGAGTTAATTCAGAAGGTTGTTCGATACATGACGGATAACCTAGCTTATGTGCCGATGCTTTATGACACAGCAGAGGATTTGTTTAATCAGGGTAAAAATTCAGCTGCCTCAATTATTTACGAATCAGTAGCCGAGAGTGAGAAATATCAACATTCTGAACGGTTAGCTCTGTGCCATTATCGACTGTTTACAATCTCATTAGGTCATGACCAGGAAAAAAATCTTCGGGCAGCCACCAAATTTGAGGAATTCGTCGAACGTTTAGATGAAGTGGATCAGCTTGATGCACTAAAAGATTTGGCCAATGTATACTGCTCTCTGCGCCATTGGAGTAAGGTTGATATGTTGGCTAAAGAGATGGGACGAAAGGCAAAGATTCAATATGCTTTTAAATATGGGAAGGATGGCATTCGCTATCATCATGATAAAGAGCCCCAAAAGCCATTGTTTTTATATATCATTTATTCATATTTGATGTGTTCAGCTGTCTGTGATGAGTCTGGTGATTATGAGCAGGCATTACGATATGTGGCATTATATTCCGACTTGAGCTGGGTTAAAGAGGACTCGGAAGAAGCACTTGCGATTAAAGATAATTTTAAAATGTGGGCTATAGCGAATACATATTTATATAAGGTAATGATGGGTGATTTTGAAATTATTGCTGAATATGTGGGATTTATTGAAACAAAAGAAGATGAAATCCTGCCTGCGTTAACCAAGATTTTTCAAGCTGCTAATCGTTTTCAGTTCGATATAGATCATGTTTTACTAAAGTTTGAAGATCATATTTTATCATTAAATCAAAAGGACGACGGTACATATAATTATTTAGTAAGGGCAGAGCGATATGTGCGGTTTCAGGCCGAACTGTCACGTTATTATTTTACAAAAGGAAGATATGATGAGGGAGCTAGAAGTGCTTTAGATGGGCTTGCGTCTGCTATTAAAATTCGCAATGAAAATGCGACACTGCAATGTGTAAAATTATTTGAACAATTCAGACATGGAGTATCTGATGAAGATCAGCAACGTTATGACAATTTATGGGAACGGTTGGAGTATCGTGGTCTTAACGGTTGGTAA
- a CDS encoding glycoside hydrolase family protein, which produces MKIVFDPAPVGGGFRMPGYWIWCGSVIQGEDGRYHMFASRWPKSLPMHPGWLAASEIVRAVSDHPAGPYVYEETVLGARSPAYWDGCSVHNPHIVKVEGSYLLYYMGTTFPFPLPEEGEPLLPNDPLVVAARANKRIGVATAPSITGPWTRRDHPVLLPRPNHFDSFLVSNPAPCVHEDGSVKLIYKSRPYEGHSYGNMQLGLACAESVYGPYTRQPEPLFPPAIHIEDPFIWRTARGYEMIAKDMDGSICGERYSGVHAWSANGEQWKMTTKPGEPVYSRRVRWDDGTERLMGNLERPFLLMEDGRPAWMFAATSDGSRGFYDCTETWNMAIPIREITENDDE; this is translated from the coding sequence ATGAAAATCGTATTTGATCCTGCACCGGTTGGAGGAGGCTTTCGAATGCCGGGATATTGGATATGGTGCGGCAGCGTTATCCAGGGTGAGGATGGCCGGTACCATATGTTTGCTTCGCGCTGGCCGAAATCATTGCCTATGCATCCCGGCTGGCTTGCGGCCTCGGAGATCGTCCGTGCGGTCTCCGACCATCCGGCCGGGCCGTATGTATACGAGGAGACGGTACTCGGGGCCAGATCCCCGGCCTATTGGGACGGATGCAGCGTGCACAACCCGCATATCGTGAAGGTTGAGGGCTCATACCTCCTCTATTACATGGGCACGACGTTTCCGTTTCCCCTACCTGAAGAAGGGGAGCCTCTGCTTCCGAATGATCCGCTCGTCGTGGCTGCCAGGGCGAACAAACGGATCGGGGTTGCGACCGCTCCTTCCATAACCGGCCCTTGGACACGGAGGGACCATCCGGTTCTGTTGCCGCGTCCGAATCATTTTGACAGCTTCTTGGTGTCTAATCCTGCCCCCTGTGTTCATGAGGACGGTTCGGTGAAGCTCATCTATAAATCTCGTCCCTATGAAGGGCATTCTTATGGCAACATGCAGTTGGGCTTGGCCTGCGCCGAATCGGTGTACGGTCCTTACACCCGTCAGCCTGAACCGCTGTTTCCCCCAGCGATTCATATTGAAGACCCCTTCATTTGGCGTACGGCACGCGGGTACGAAATGATTGCCAAGGACATGGACGGCTCCATCTGCGGGGAGCGCTATAGCGGAGTCCATGCGTGGTCAGCGAACGGGGAACAGTGGAAGATGACAACCAAACCAGGGGAACCCGTGTACTCTCGCAGAGTACGGTGGGACGATGGCACGGAACGGTTGATGGGTAACCTCGAACGCCCGTTTTTGCTTATGGAGGACGGTCGTCCGGCCTGGATGTTTGCTGCGACTTCAGACGGGAGCCGCGGGTTTTACGATTGTACGGAGACCTGGAACATGGCGATTCCGATTCGGGAGATTACGGAGAACGACGACGAATAA
- a CDS encoding alpha-L-fucosidase has translation MKRDEYMDGAGLEQERSNALISDKLVSDHDSNRQIAWWREARFGLFVHWGPYSILGGMWNGERVDANYAEHIQLRGKIPVTEYAEAAAGMNPEAFDAHEWVALAKRSGAKYVIVTAKHHDGFAMYDSKVSDYSITRHANFPRDPIKELAEACEAEGIRLGIYYSHAMDWHHPDSQGNTLDYPGNIGAWDQLEEWIGDDDKRERFERYLHEKALPQVEELLTDYGPIGLMWFDCGHKISDEHAVWFYDLVRRLQPDCLINKRLRDDRFADYGNPHDNQLRFHPVQRDWESIHTLNDSWGFRYDDDHWKSPDELIEQLLRVAATNGNLVLNVGPLGDGAIDDTSRSLLETVGSFLERNGEAIYGTSGSPIGTPQWGYCTWKPDENLLYLLVREWPQDGFLILPGLASGVQYARPIGAKAKVGHLPFRKLGPWDWQIDVRSVPQDAYATVVELKLDGALETNLTPRFISQMANTFWAYDGIIEGDGLRYDNGKRGHDGVTGWTAPNAAVQWTFRSEEEVPVQCRVIVTLAAGADQAGGRYELSLDGQKLTCTAFDTGGDGCWGEFEMGQLTILSAGVHRLEVRGLLLVSDSLMNLRKVTLLPMERE, from the coding sequence ATGAAGCGGGATGAATACATGGATGGGGCAGGACTGGAGCAGGAAAGGTCGAATGCTCTTATAAGCGATAAGCTGGTAAGTGATCATGATAGTAACCGTCAGATAGCCTGGTGGAGGGAAGCACGCTTTGGGCTTTTTGTGCATTGGGGGCCTTATTCGATACTGGGCGGGATGTGGAACGGTGAACGGGTGGATGCCAATTATGCGGAGCATATCCAGTTAAGGGGAAAGATTCCGGTGACCGAGTATGCGGAGGCCGCAGCCGGGATGAACCCGGAGGCTTTCGATGCGCATGAATGGGTTGCGCTGGCCAAGCGGTCCGGAGCAAAATATGTTATCGTGACGGCCAAGCATCATGATGGGTTTGCGATGTACGATTCCAAGGTCAGCGATTATTCGATTACTCGTCATGCTAATTTTCCGAGAGATCCGATCAAGGAACTGGCAGAGGCCTGCGAAGCAGAGGGGATTCGCCTGGGAATCTATTATTCCCATGCCATGGACTGGCATCACCCGGATTCGCAGGGGAACACGCTGGATTACCCGGGGAATATCGGCGCATGGGATCAACTGGAGGAATGGATCGGAGATGACGATAAGCGGGAACGCTTCGAGCGTTACCTTCACGAGAAGGCTCTCCCTCAAGTTGAGGAGCTGCTGACCGACTATGGCCCGATTGGGTTGATGTGGTTTGATTGCGGTCATAAGATCAGCGACGAGCATGCCGTGTGGTTCTATGATCTGGTACGCCGGCTGCAGCCGGATTGCTTGATTAACAAGCGGCTGCGGGATGACCGATTTGCGGATTACGGCAATCCGCATGATAACCAGCTCCGGTTCCACCCGGTGCAGCGGGACTGGGAATCGATTCATACGCTGAATGATTCCTGGGGGTTCCGATATGACGATGACCATTGGAAGAGTCCGGACGAATTGATCGAACAGCTGCTGCGCGTGGCAGCCACAAACGGTAATCTGGTACTGAATGTCGGGCCGCTCGGAGACGGAGCGATTGACGATACATCGAGAAGTCTGCTGGAGACGGTGGGCAGCTTCTTGGAACGGAACGGCGAGGCGATATACGGCACGAGCGGCAGTCCGATTGGTACGCCACAGTGGGGTTATTGCACATGGAAGCCGGATGAGAATCTCTTGTACCTGCTGGTGAGAGAATGGCCTCAGGACGGTTTCTTGATCCTGCCTGGTCTCGCTAGCGGAGTTCAATATGCGAGGCCTATCGGAGCGAAGGCGAAGGTGGGCCACCTGCCGTTCCGAAAGCTTGGGCCGTGGGACTGGCAGATTGATGTGCGTTCGGTACCTCAGGACGCCTATGCGACTGTGGTTGAGCTGAAGCTGGATGGAGCGCTGGAGACGAATCTCACTCCGAGGTTCATATCTCAGATGGCGAATACGTTCTGGGCTTATGATGGCATTATCGAGGGCGATGGCCTGCGATACGATAATGGAAAACGTGGTCATGATGGCGTTACCGGTTGGACCGCTCCAAATGCGGCTGTTCAATGGACGTTCCGTTCAGAGGAAGAAGTGCCCGTCCAGTGCCGAGTGATCGTCACCTTGGCCGCTGGAGCGGATCAGGCAGGAGGACGTTATGAGTTGTCTCTGGATGGACAAAAGCTGACTTGTACCGCTTTCGATACGGGTGGGGACGGATGCTGGGGAGAATTTGAAATGGGTCAACTGACCATTCTCTCGGCAGGCGTACATCGTCTTGAAGTACGGGGACTATTGCTGGTTTCTGATTCATTAATGAATTTGCGCAAGGTTACGCTATTGCCAATGGAGAGGGAGTGA
- a CDS encoding helix-turn-helix transcriptional regulator — protein MEKSVAERLGIAIREIRKNQNLTQEELAEKIGSSFSYIGRLERGEGNFTIQTLEKITIALNIDFFDFMSLGKKDNEIILEINSLLLQQDEENQLKGLNILKELYRK, from the coding sequence ATGGAAAAATCGGTTGCAGAGAGATTGGGAATTGCTATACGAGAAATAAGAAAAAACCAGAACTTAACTCAAGAGGAGCTTGCCGAAAAAATCGGGTCCTCGTTTAGCTATATAGGCAGGCTGGAAAGAGGAGAAGGCAATTTCACTATACAAACCCTCGAGAAAATTACAATAGCGCTAAACATCGACTTCTTTGACTTTATGTCATTAGGTAAAAAAGATAATGAGATCATATTAGAAATTAACTCGCTGCTATTACAACAAGATGAAGAAAACCAATTAAAAGGATTAAACATCCTTAAAGAGTTATATCGGAAATAA